A stretch of the Dioscorea cayenensis subsp. rotundata cultivar TDr96_F1 chromosome 4, TDr96_F1_v2_PseudoChromosome.rev07_lg8_w22 25.fasta, whole genome shotgun sequence genome encodes the following:
- the LOC120258452 gene encoding leucoanthocyanidin dioxygenase-like, with amino-acid sequence MATKVAIVEEKKSDEGPQIPIIDIKGLDSNDEAVRKRCVKQMHDAAVNWGVMHIVGHGIPAKLDKLREVGTQFFDLLVKEKEKYAKDQPSGMIQGCGSKLANSASEMVCHLMFPENQTDLSIWPRKPSNYVDVTKEFGQNLRVMATKIFTLLSLGLGLPAEKLETEAGGMENILFQMKINHYPKCPQPKQALGVEADTDVNYLTFILHNNVPGLQVYYLGKWVTAKNVPDSIIVRIGDSLEILSNGLFKSVLHRGLVNKEKVRISWTISAEPHKDKVLLRPLPKLVTKASPPKFGLCTFAQLVRKKDSKIKDKESPAPAAAAK; translated from the exons ATGGCCACCAAGGTCGCCATCGTAGAAGAGAAAAAATCAGACGAAGGTCCCCAGATACCAATCATTGACATCAAAGGGCTCGATAGTAACGACGAGGCTGTGCGCAAGAGGTGCGTCAAGCAGATGCACGACGCCGCTGTGAACTGGGGAGTCATGCACATTGTTGGACATGGGATTCCGGCGAAGCTTGACAAGCTCCGTGAGGTTGGGACACAGTTCTTTGATTTGCTTGtcaaggagaaggagaagtaCGCAAAGGATCAGCCCTCTGGGATGATACAAGGGTGTGGTAGCAAGCTCGCTAACAGTGCTTCTGAGATGGTCTGTCACCTTATGTTTCCTGAGAATCAGACTGATTTGTCCATTTGGCCTCGTAAGCCTTCCAATTATGT TGATGTAACAAAAGAGTTTGGCCAAAATCTCCGGGTGATGGCGACAAAGATATTCACTCTCCTCTCCCTCGGTCTCGGTCTCCCGGCCGAGAAGCTGGAGACCGAAGCCGGCGGCATGGAGAACATCCTGTTCCAGATGAAAATAAACCACTACCCCAAGTGTCCCCAACCCAAACAGGCCCTCGGCGTTGAAGCCGACACAGACGTCAACTACCTCACCTTCATCTTACACAACAACGTCCCCGGCCTCCAGGTCTACTACCTCGGCAAGTGGGTCACGGCCAAGAACGTGCCGGACTCCATCATCGTCCGCATTGGTGATTCGCTCGAGATCCTCAGCAATGGCCTGTTCAAGAGCGTACTCCATCGTGGGCTTGTTAATAAGGAGAAGGTGAGGATCTCTTGGACTATCTCTGCTGAGCCACACAAGGACAAGGTGCTGCTGCGCCCGTTGCCGAAGCTTGTGACCAAGGCCTCCCCGCCCAAGTTCGGGCTCTGCACGTTTGCGCAGCTTGTGCGGAAGAAGGACTCGAAGATAAAGGATAAGGAATCACCTGctcctgctgctgctgctaagTGA